CACATCCAGATGCGGATGATTTTGATCCGTTCATTCATGACGACACGAAGTACGAGTTCGTGAAGATCACTTCACGCGCACCAGCACAGATTTTCGAAGGCCCGGTTTGGATCTTCATCGATTGGGTACTGGATGATCTCGCGGGTCTGGAACTTTGCCGCAGATTGAGAGCCGACCCCCAGACCGCAGGCGCGCATATTACGATGGTTCTGGATGATCAGGATTTCGCTGCGCGTAGACGGGCACTCGATGCGGGGGCGGATGACTATATGTCTGGCCCCATAGATCGACGCACCGTGCTTGATCGCATCCTCGCGCTAAAACCGACGGCGGCGAATTACTCCGCCGAGCAGCTCGATTACGGACCGCTGACTATCAATCTGCCTGCCTTCCGTGCCTACTGGCGCGATGAGCCGATCGAAGTCAGCCCAAACGAATTCAGACTGCTCCGGTTTCTGGCCGAGAATGCCAACCGCACCTTGTCCCGCCACGAAATCGTGTCTGGCCTGGGCAAGAAAGAGGAGCAGATCGACGAGCGTACCGTCGATGTCTGGATCGGTCGCCTGCGCAAGGCGATCAAGGCCGCAGGCGGAGGCAATCCATTGCGCACCGTGCGCTCGATCGGCTACGTCTTCGACCTGTAGGTTTTACAGCGACATAGGCCGCCCCGCCCGAAGACGGGGCGTGCCAATATTCAGAATTTCGCAGTCAGACCCAGCGAGAAGGATGTTCCGACGTCGTAGCTGTTGATCTCGATGCGGTTCTCGCCAACCCGCTGGAACTCGAAGTTGCCGCGCCCAAAAATGTTACGCGCTTCTGCCTTCAGCTCTAGCGGGACAGAGAAGAAGTTCAGCTCTTGGCGCGTCACCACGTCGAATGTCAGACCGGGGTCCTCGACGATATCAGGCAGCCCCGCAGTACCGCGCCGCGTCACCCGCTCACTAGCGTAGCTGAGCAGGAATGTCAGTTGCTGCAGCTTGTCCTGATCTTCGATGCCAAATTGAACGTTGACGAGGTGATCCGACTGTCCCGTTAAGGGATCGCCGTCGTTGAAGAACAGGGTCGCATCACCTTCGATTGATCCCACACCTGCCGTGAAGATTTGCGTCGTGTCGCCTGCAGCCACCTTCAATTCAGACTGCGTGTAGGTGTAGTTGGTTGCAAGAATGATTTGCTTTGTTTCAAGCCAACCACCCGCGCCCCAGCCAAACAATGGTTTGGTCACCTGAAACTCGAACTCGCCTCCGAATAGTTCCGCAGTTGGCGCATTCGCGAAGCGGGTTGTAAAGCTGGTGTCCGCCCCAATCGAAACATAGGGCTCGATCGGATTGTCGATTTCCTTGTAGAAACCCGCGGCAGAGACACGGTTGCCTCTGCCAAAGTAATATTCAGCGCGAACTTCGGCGTTGAACAGCTCTGAGTCGATCAAGGCGGGGTTGCCGATATACTGACGTTGATTCTCAGGATCAGTGTACGGTTGGAAGATCAGCTCACGGAATTGAGGGCGAGCGATCGTCTTGGAAGCACTCGCGCGGAATTGAAGCGAATCTGTCGCTTCCCACGTGAAAGTCGCGCCCGGCAGGAAATAGTCGTTGTCGAGCGCTGTTGTCGCGAGCGAGACGAAAGGGTTTTCGAAACGGCTGACAGTGCCAACCGATTGCGATGCATCTTCGTAGCGTACTCCCAGGTCCAAGCTTACTCCGAAGGCGGGCACAATGTTCACCTTCGCATATCCCGCCTGGATTTCCAGATCAGCGGCGAATGCCGGGTCAGTCTGGGTGGGCTCAGTAAGCCCGATCCCATAGAAATCGATCACTGCGTCGCCCAGAAGCAAGTCTGGTCGCAATGCGCCGACGCCCGGTGGGATATTGTCACCATCGATCAGGAATTCCCGGCGCTCTGAGTCTCGGTTCGTATCTGTGTAGGCATAG
The Altererythrobacter ishigakiensis genome window above contains:
- a CDS encoding response regulator transcription factor — translated: MSVVKILLTHPDADDFDPFIHDDTKYEFVKITSRAPAQIFEGPVWIFIDWVLDDLAGLELCRRLRADPQTAGAHITMVLDDQDFAARRRALDAGADDYMSGPIDRRTVLDRILALKPTAANYSAEQLDYGPLTINLPAFRAYWRDEPIEVSPNEFRLLRFLAENANRTLSRHEIVSGLGKKEEQIDERTVDVWIGRLRKAIKAAGGGNPLRTVRSIGYVFDL